The following proteins are co-located in the Sphingomonas panacis genome:
- the trbL gene encoding P-type conjugative transfer protein TrbL: MNDLNIIDRFLATFITYIDAGFGLLGGDVRFLTVTLIGIDITLAGLFWALGGDDNVMGRFIKKILYVGAFAFILNSFSTLSGIIFRSFTQAGLTAGGGTLTAADLLKPGRLAGTGFSAAWPLLQQVSQLMGFTTFFDNFLTIAVLLFAWAVVIITFFILAVQMFVTIVEFKLTSLAGFILVPFSLWNRTSFLAERVLGNVVSSGIKVMVLAVIVGIGSNFFTEFTAALQGQEPDIGQAMSLMLASLTIFGLGIFGPSIASGLVAGAPQLGAGAALGTTAGAAGITMLAGGAVAGGASALGGAVLGAVRAGTSMGSAASTAYNLGKEAAPAPTMTAGLGGVARAAGNAARERASSALGLGEAASQGRTAAWNAFHRTSSGDPAQSHGSDGVPAWARAMRGQQTARHHRQIAMHAIQQGDRGGASATPDIKERD; this comes from the coding sequence ATGAACGATCTCAACATCATCGACCGCTTCTTGGCAACGTTCATCACCTACATCGACGCCGGGTTCGGGCTGCTCGGCGGTGATGTTCGCTTCTTGACCGTAACCCTGATCGGCATCGACATCACGTTGGCCGGGCTGTTCTGGGCCTTGGGCGGCGATGACAATGTCATGGGCCGGTTCATCAAGAAAATCCTGTACGTCGGGGCGTTCGCGTTCATCCTGAACAGCTTCTCGACGCTCTCCGGCATCATCTTCCGATCGTTTACCCAAGCCGGCCTGACCGCCGGTGGCGGCACGCTGACGGCGGCCGATCTCCTGAAGCCCGGTCGGCTCGCGGGCACCGGTTTCTCGGCGGCATGGCCCCTCCTTCAGCAAGTCTCACAACTGATGGGGTTCACGACCTTCTTCGATAATTTCCTGACGATCGCGGTGCTGCTGTTTGCGTGGGCGGTCGTGATCATCACCTTCTTCATCCTTGCCGTGCAGATGTTCGTGACCATCGTCGAGTTCAAGCTGACCTCGCTGGCGGGCTTCATCCTGGTGCCGTTCTCACTGTGGAACCGCACCAGCTTCCTCGCCGAGCGCGTACTCGGCAATGTCGTGTCTTCGGGGATCAAGGTCATGGTGCTCGCCGTGATCGTCGGCATCGGCTCGAACTTCTTCACCGAGTTCACTGCGGCGCTTCAAGGCCAGGAACCCGATATCGGCCAGGCAATGAGCCTGATGCTCGCCAGCCTCACCATCTTCGGCCTCGGGATTTTCGGTCCAAGCATCGCATCCGGCCTTGTCGCTGGCGCGCCACAACTCGGCGCCGGCGCGGCGCTCGGCACTACGGCCGGTGCGGCGGGCATCACTATGCTCGCCGGCGGTGCTGTCGCTGGCGGTGCCAGCGCGCTTGGTGGTGCCGTGCTTGGCGCCGTCCGCGCCGGCACGTCGATGGGGTCTGCTGCATCAACCGCATACAACCTCGGCAAGGAGGCCGCACCGGCGCCGACCATGACGGCGGGCCTCGGCGGTGTCGCGCGCGCCGCTGGCAACGCCGCGCGTGAACGCGCTTCCAGCGCGCTCGGCCTCGGCGAAGCCGCCTCCCAGGGCCGCACCGCCGCATGGAACGCGTTCCATCGCACCAGCAGCGGCGATCCCGCGCAAAGCCACGGCAGCGACGGTGTTCCCGCATGGGCACGCGCCATGCGCGGCCAACAGACCGCTCGTCATCACCGCCAGATCGCGATGCACGCCATCCAGCAGGGTGACCGCGGCGGCGCCTCCGCCACCCCCGACATCAAGGAAAGGGATTGA
- the trbJ gene encoding P-type conjugative transfer protein TrbJ has protein sequence MRIPFISSRKYLIAGALGVGSVGSLIMGLTMTATPARAQFTVFDPSNYSQNLLTAARTLQQINNQIQSLQNEANMLINQAKNLTRIDFPELQALKQTLQQVDELMGQAQGIQFRVSGLDQQFRQLFPQSFSSALRTNDQVIAARTRLDTAMSAYQHTMTVQAQVAENVASDSQTLASLVAKSQGAEGSLQVSQATNQLLALTAKQQFQIQTMMAAQYRAETIERARQAQAQIDAQAATRKFLGSGSAYTPR, from the coding sequence GTGCGCATTCCTTTCATATCTTCACGCAAATATCTGATCGCTGGCGCACTCGGCGTTGGCAGCGTCGGCTCCCTCATCATGGGCCTGACCATGACCGCGACACCCGCGCGGGCGCAGTTCACCGTGTTCGATCCGAGCAATTACAGCCAGAATCTGCTGACTGCCGCGCGCACCCTCCAGCAGATCAACAACCAGATCCAGTCGCTCCAGAACGAAGCGAACATGCTGATCAACCAAGCGAAGAATCTGACCCGGATCGACTTCCCGGAGTTGCAGGCACTCAAGCAGACGCTGCAGCAGGTCGATGAGCTGATGGGCCAGGCCCAAGGCATCCAGTTTCGCGTTTCCGGTCTCGATCAACAGTTTCGCCAGCTTTTCCCGCAAAGCTTCTCGTCTGCGCTCCGCACCAACGATCAGGTCATCGCTGCCCGCACGCGGCTCGACACCGCGATGTCCGCCTACCAGCATACCATGACCGTGCAGGCGCAGGTCGCTGAGAATGTCGCGTCCGACTCGCAGACGTTGGCATCGCTCGTTGCCAAGAGCCAGGGCGCCGAGGGATCGCTGCAGGTCAGCCAAGCCACCAACCAGTTACTCGCGCTGACCGCCAAGCAGCAGTTCCAGATTCAGACCATGATGGCCGCGCAATATCGTGCCGAGACGATCGAGCGCGCGCGGCAAGCGCAGGCCCAGATCGACGCGCAGGCCGCTACACGCAAGTTCCTCGGTTCCGGCTCCGCCTACACCCCCCGTTAG
- a CDS encoding IS110 family transposase, with product MHDIIPEAVLIGVDTHKDVHVVVAISGLGTRLATASFPATGQGYQQLAAWATGHGSVHAFGIEGTGSYGAGLSRALTAQGLCVVEVGRVNRQLRRRHGKTDTVDAESAARSVLAGDAEGQPKSGDGAVEMIRHLKIARDTGVKARTQAMVTLKTLLVNAPQPLRERFIGITGKMTLIRAIAALRPGPATSTTASAKMALRALANRWLMLDTEIKEHEAVLETLARAQAPALMDAPGVSTGTVVDMLVVLGDNPQRIRSEAAFAKLCGVCPVPASSGKTSRHRLNRGGNRRANAALYRVALVRMRHHPPTKEYIQRRTAEGKSPREIRRCLKRYIAREIYQHLCTGTPPVTAAAKGA from the coding sequence ATGCATGATATCATACCCGAGGCGGTCCTCATCGGTGTCGATACGCACAAGGACGTACACGTCGTGGTCGCGATCAGTGGATTGGGCACGCGCCTGGCCACCGCATCATTTCCCGCAACAGGGCAAGGCTACCAGCAACTCGCCGCCTGGGCGACTGGCCACGGCTCCGTGCATGCCTTCGGCATCGAAGGCACGGGTTCCTATGGGGCCGGCCTCAGTCGGGCGCTGACCGCCCAGGGCTTGTGCGTCGTAGAAGTTGGCCGCGTCAATCGCCAGCTCCGCCGCCGGCACGGCAAGACCGATACCGTCGATGCCGAGTCGGCCGCGCGTAGCGTGCTGGCGGGCGATGCAGAGGGACAACCCAAATCCGGTGACGGTGCCGTTGAAATGATCCGCCATCTCAAGATCGCCCGCGATACCGGCGTCAAGGCAAGAACCCAGGCGATGGTCACGCTCAAGACCTTGCTGGTGAATGCGCCGCAGCCGCTGCGCGAACGATTTATCGGCATCACCGGCAAGATGACGCTCATCCGCGCGATCGCGGCGCTACGTCCAGGCCCAGCTACCTCGACCACCGCATCCGCTAAGATGGCGCTGCGGGCGTTAGCCAATCGGTGGCTGATGCTGGACACCGAGATCAAGGAGCATGAGGCCGTGCTCGAAACGCTGGCACGTGCCCAGGCGCCAGCACTGATGGACGCGCCGGGCGTATCGACTGGCACCGTCGTCGACATGCTCGTCGTGCTGGGAGACAATCCCCAGCGGATCCGATCCGAGGCCGCGTTCGCGAAGCTCTGCGGTGTTTGCCCGGTGCCGGCCTCGAGCGGTAAGACCAGCCGCCATCGCCTCAACCGCGGCGGCAATCGTCGGGCGAACGCCGCCCTCTACCGGGTAGCCCTGGTCCGCATGCGCCATCACCCGCCGACCAAAGAATACATCCAGCGGCGAACCGCCGAAGGCAAATCACCTCGCGAGATCCGGCGATGCCTGAAACGCTATATCGCACGCGAGATTTACCAGCATCTCTGCACCGGAACGCCGCCGGTAACGGCCGCCGCAAAAGGCGCTTGA
- a CDS encoding RNA polymerase sigma factor, producing MEHLRAKLDWFKTIILPHQSALSARVRRLSSGDHEHQDLIAEILARAYANPNWREVTHGRAYLFTIARNLVIDQARRDKVVSFETISEVEMLRSSLDCEAQLCARDELRRVQRILDDLPDQCRRVFIARRIHEKSMAEIAGHMGLSVSTVEKHLGRAIRLFMAALAQQGNGPIEQEHRADPGRHRGAGSSLSRGILK from the coding sequence ATGGAACATCTTCGTGCGAAGCTCGACTGGTTCAAGACGATCATACTGCCGCACCAAAGCGCACTGAGCGCACGTGTGCGCCGGCTGTCCTCCGGCGATCATGAGCATCAGGATCTCATCGCGGAAATCCTGGCGCGCGCTTACGCCAATCCGAACTGGCGTGAGGTGACGCACGGGCGAGCCTATCTTTTCACCATTGCGCGCAATCTTGTCATCGACCAGGCGCGCCGTGACAAGGTGGTGTCTTTCGAGACGATCAGCGAAGTCGAAATGCTTCGCTCAAGCCTCGACTGCGAAGCTCAGCTCTGTGCGCGCGACGAACTGCGACGTGTGCAACGCATTCTCGATGATCTGCCGGATCAATGCCGCCGTGTCTTCATCGCGCGTCGCATTCACGAAAAATCCATGGCCGAGATAGCGGGTCACATGGGTCTGTCCGTTTCTACGGTCGAAAAGCATTTGGGCAGGGCGATCCGGTTGTTTATGGCGGCGCTGGCACAGCAAGGGAATGGCCCGATTGAGCAGGAGCACAGGGCAGACCCGGGACGCCATCGAGGCGCAGGCAGCAGCCTATCTCGCGGCATCCTTAAATGA
- a CDS encoding FecR family protein, with the protein MSRSTGQTRDAIEAQAAAYLAASLNDPDPATRLTITDWIERDPRHAVAYAQAELAWDAGERLKGQDFSAPHPVSAASAARGITRRNVIAGASVAAAVAAIVPLGVWLSRATRYSTAIGEARDVALADGSRVHLNTDTQVQVALSADRRQLSLVRGEAYFDVAHDPTRPFDVAVPGGVVRAIGTAFNIRLRGAVVELTVMHGIVGVRTAEGVMRRVPMGESAVIQPRTVAVGHMDESAIAKRVAWRERMILLNGETVGEAVAEFNRYRAAPILIGDQRIAGLRIGGRFRTDESSEFLRALEQTLPVHSASEDNGSVLLMYADQTT; encoded by the coding sequence TTGAGCAGGAGCACAGGGCAGACCCGGGACGCCATCGAGGCGCAGGCAGCAGCCTATCTCGCGGCATCCTTAAATGACCCCGATCCTGCGACGCGCCTGACGATCACCGACTGGATCGAGCGCGATCCGCGACATGCCGTCGCGTACGCGCAGGCGGAACTGGCGTGGGACGCCGGGGAACGGCTGAAGGGACAGGATTTCTCGGCACCTCATCCCGTAAGCGCAGCATCGGCGGCGCGCGGTATCACCCGCCGCAATGTGATCGCTGGTGCCTCGGTTGCCGCGGCTGTGGCCGCCATCGTTCCGCTCGGCGTTTGGCTCAGCCGGGCAACGCGCTACAGCACCGCGATCGGCGAAGCGCGGGACGTGGCGCTGGCAGATGGATCGCGCGTGCATCTCAACACGGACACGCAGGTCCAGGTCGCGCTGTCGGCCGATCGGCGGCAGCTTTCGCTGGTGCGCGGGGAGGCATATTTCGATGTTGCGCATGATCCCACGCGCCCATTCGATGTCGCGGTGCCGGGCGGCGTCGTGCGCGCGATCGGAACCGCGTTCAACATCCGCCTGCGCGGTGCAGTGGTCGAGCTCACGGTGATGCACGGCATCGTCGGCGTGCGCACGGCGGAGGGGGTGATGCGGCGGGTGCCGATGGGCGAATCCGCAGTGATCCAGCCGAGGACCGTCGCGGTCGGCCACATGGACGAAAGTGCGATCGCGAAGCGGGTGGCGTGGCGAGAGCGCATGATCTTGTTGAACGGGGAGACGGTCGGCGAGGCTGTCGCCGAGTTCAATCGCTATCGCGCCGCGCCAATTCTGATCGGCGATCAACGCATCGCCGGGCTGCGTATCGGCGGCCGTTTCCGCACCGACGAATCGTCGGAGTTCTTGCGCGCACTGGAGCAGACGCTGCCGGTTCATTCGGCCAGCGAAGACAATGGCTCCGTGCTGCTGATGTATGCGGACCAGACGACGTAG
- a CDS encoding TonB-dependent receptor plug domain-containing protein, with protein MRLMLPMLYASVACLALVAPPALAVVEPSKALSEKHHFDIPAQGLNAALLSLSRQSSMRILFPYEEASRYEVRPVRGWLSTSEALSRMIEGTPLQLAYARDRTFTIAARSKAGLRPAGFTSDAVAAPAPAPAAAEPSPQEDAPTDVIVTGTRQTNRTVAQSLAPIDVVSKADLQTSGKQSVRDLLGTLVPSISVSSSGSGASFAVKTLSLRGLSGDQVLVLVNGKRRHNTATLFINGTTQNGQSPPDLDLIPANAIDHIEVLRDGASAQYGSDAIAGVVNIILKKDASGSATVIGGANGDGGGETGRFQIDKGITTQGGHIHVSVDGYMQGRTVRGGPNLSQLYFAGDPREATADRRVNKPGQPQVVGVNGSIDVAQTLGTNDIEAYVFGTGSKREADAFLTFRNPNATNNIPQIYPNGYIPHLHVHDEDYQVSGGLRGEGPLGVHFDLSTSYGYNKVRYVETTALNASLGPASPSTFYIGKVIGTEWTSNLDLTKHVELGLVEPLQIAVGAEYREDTYEIGAGDVPSYVDGGYRTPAGQPNAGVIRQAGSQGVTGFPPSAAGTFGRNNKSIYLDLSQKVTRWLEVSASGRHEAYSDFGTTNNYKVSARIEPIRGIAVRGTISTGFRAPTLQQEHYASSSTIGVLLPGATTTVLAPVRALPVDDTVARALGSQPLRPEKSTNYSAGLVLTPINNLNVTVDAYQIEIDNRILLSGTLTGAIAANGTLNPVATILNAAGLNPVQSGFFFSNAASTRTRGLDVVATYRAGLGDFGKAVLTVSGNINKTKFTRLDVPAVLATQGLSLIDRARQGDFTRGTPRNKEIVNLYWTLGAVSANVRATRYGEVTQVAAARAADGIYHDDTVAPKVLFDLELGYQLTTGIKLSAGANNLFNIYPNKLSAVNQGNTGFALYNSYSPYGFSGGFYYGKINLSF; from the coding sequence ATGCGTTTGATGCTGCCCATGCTCTATGCCTCCGTCGCGTGCCTGGCGCTTGTGGCACCACCGGCGCTTGCCGTCGTCGAGCCTTCCAAGGCGCTTTCGGAAAAACATCATTTCGACATCCCGGCGCAGGGCCTGAATGCAGCGCTGCTGTCGTTGTCGCGGCAATCGTCGATGCGAATCCTGTTTCCTTACGAGGAGGCGAGTCGGTACGAAGTGCGGCCGGTGCGCGGCTGGCTTTCCACCAGTGAGGCGCTTTCCCGGATGATCGAGGGGACGCCGTTACAACTCGCCTACGCGCGGGACCGTACCTTTACGATTGCGGCGCGGAGCAAGGCCGGGCTGCGACCGGCTGGCTTCACCTCCGATGCGGTGGCGGCGCCAGCCCCCGCGCCGGCGGCGGCCGAACCCTCGCCGCAGGAGGACGCGCCGACCGACGTCATCGTCACCGGCACGCGGCAGACCAACCGCACCGTCGCGCAGAGCCTCGCGCCGATCGACGTTGTGAGCAAAGCCGATCTCCAGACCTCGGGCAAGCAATCGGTGCGCGACCTGCTCGGCACGCTCGTCCCGTCGATCAGCGTGTCGAGCAGCGGCTCGGGCGCGAGCTTCGCGGTCAAGACCCTGTCGCTACGCGGGCTGTCGGGGGATCAGGTGCTGGTCCTCGTCAACGGCAAGCGCCGTCACAACACCGCGACGCTGTTCATCAACGGCACCACCCAGAACGGCCAGTCGCCGCCCGACCTCGATCTCATACCCGCCAACGCGATCGACCATATCGAGGTGCTGCGCGACGGTGCATCGGCGCAATATGGATCGGACGCGATCGCGGGCGTCGTCAACATCATCTTGAAGAAGGATGCCTCGGGTTCGGCGACGGTGATCGGCGGTGCGAACGGGGACGGCGGCGGCGAGACCGGGCGGTTCCAGATCGACAAGGGTATCACCACGCAAGGCGGGCATATCCACGTCTCGGTCGACGGCTATATGCAGGGCCGCACTGTCCGCGGCGGGCCGAACCTTTCGCAGCTCTATTTCGCCGGCGATCCGCGCGAGGCGACTGCCGATCGCCGCGTCAACAAGCCCGGCCAGCCGCAGGTGGTCGGCGTCAACGGCTCGATCGATGTCGCGCAGACGCTCGGCACGAATGACATCGAAGCTTATGTGTTCGGCACCGGCTCCAAGCGCGAGGCCGATGCCTTTCTCACCTTCCGCAATCCCAACGCGACCAACAACATTCCGCAAATCTATCCTAACGGATACATTCCGCACCTGCACGTCCACGACGAGGATTATCAGGTCTCCGGTGGCTTGCGCGGCGAGGGGCCGCTCGGCGTGCATTTCGATCTGAGTACCAGCTACGGCTACAACAAGGTCCGCTACGTCGAGACCACCGCACTCAACGCTTCGCTCGGGCCGGCGAGTCCGAGCACCTTCTATATCGGCAAGGTGATCGGCACCGAGTGGACGAGCAACCTCGACCTGACCAAACATGTCGAGCTTGGGTTGGTCGAGCCGCTGCAAATCGCGGTAGGCGCCGAGTATCGCGAGGATACCTATGAGATCGGCGCGGGTGACGTGCCGTCTTATGTGGACGGCGGGTATCGGACCCCGGCCGGGCAGCCCAACGCCGGTGTTATCCGCCAGGCGGGCTCACAAGGCGTGACGGGCTTTCCGCCCTCTGCTGCCGGCACGTTCGGGCGGAACAACAAGAGCATCTATCTCGATCTCAGCCAAAAGGTGACCCGGTGGCTGGAAGTGTCGGCATCGGGGCGCCACGAGGCCTATTCCGACTTCGGCACCACCAACAATTACAAGGTTTCGGCGCGGATCGAGCCGATCAGGGGCATCGCCGTGCGCGGCACGATCAGCACCGGGTTCCGCGCGCCAACATTGCAGCAGGAACATTATGCCTCCTCTTCGACAATCGGGGTGCTGCTGCCGGGGGCTACAACCACGGTGCTGGCGCCAGTGCGTGCATTGCCCGTCGATGACACGGTAGCGCGCGCGCTCGGCTCGCAGCCGCTCCGGCCGGAAAAATCGACCAATTATTCCGCCGGCCTCGTGCTGACGCCGATCAACAACCTCAACGTCACGGTCGATGCTTATCAGATCGAGATCGATAACCGCATTCTGCTGTCCGGCACGTTGACCGGCGCGATTGCCGCGAACGGCACGCTGAACCCGGTGGCGACGATCCTCAACGCGGCCGGGCTCAACCCGGTGCAGAGCGGGTTTTTCTTCTCGAACGCGGCGAGCACGCGCACCCGAGGGCTCGATGTGGTCGCGACCTACCGTGCTGGTCTCGGTGACTTCGGTAAGGCGGTGCTGACGGTGTCGGGGAACATCAATAAGACCAAGTTCACCCGGCTCGACGTGCCGGCGGTACTGGCCACGCAGGGACTATCCCTTATCGATCGCGCGCGGCAGGGCGATTTCACCAGGGGCACGCCGCGCAACAAGGAGATCGTCAACCTCTACTGGACGCTCGGCGCCGTCTCGGCGAACGTGCGCGCGACCCGCTACGGCGAGGTCACGCAGGTTGCTGCCGCCCGCGCTGCGGACGGCATCTACCACGACGATACGGTCGCGCCGAAGGTGCTGTTCGATCTGGAACTCGGCTACCAGTTGACCACGGGCATCAAGCTCTCTGCGGGCGCGAACAACCTGTTCAATATATACCCCAATAAGCTGTCGGCGGTGAATCAGGGCAATACCGGCTTCGCGCTCTACAACTCCTATTCGCCCTACGGTTTCAGCGGCGGCTTCTACTACGGCAAGATCAACCTGAGCTTCTGA